From the Psychrobacter sp. P11F6 genome, the window ATCAATCCAGAATTTGTGCTAAATAAGCCGCGTTATCAAGGCGCGACTATTTTGCTGGCACGCCGCAACTTTGGTTGTGGTTCTAGTCGTGAGCATGCGCCTTGGGCGTTGTCTGAATATGGTTTTCGTACGGTGATTGCACCAAGCTTTGCCGATATTTTTTATAACAATTGCTTTAAAAACGGCATGCTACCAATTGTCTTGGATGAGGCAATTGTAGATACATTAATGAAAGACACGCTTGCTAATGAAGGCTATGAGCTAACTGCAGATCTTGAACGCCAAGTCGTCGTCACCTCAACAGGTGAAGAATATACATTTGACGTAGATGCTTTTCGCAAACATTGCTTGTTAAACGGGCTTGATGATATTGGTTTAACCTTGCAGCAAAGCGATGCCATTAAAGATTATGAGCATAAGATGATGCAAAAAACACCATGGATATTTAACGATGTACGAGCATAAATCATGAATCTGCAAGCCATTACTTATAAAACTGCTGAACAGTAATAATGTAACGTTGAGTTATGGCGGTGAACTGGCTAAAATGAAGGGTAGTTTTTTTACGATATTTTATTATTTCTCTCATAAATAGTAGCCGCCATTATGAATAAAAAACGTTATGCTTTATGGACAAGTACGGTTGTTGCCGCAAGCTTATTGTTGTCAGGCTGTCAGCTATTGACTGGGTATCAGAAAATAGATGAGGCAGAAAACGCCAAAGCATGGGCAGGTAAGATTCAACCGATTGCGGGTGAAGTCAATATTGCCTGTATAGGAACTTATCATTGTGAAATTGCACGGATAGATAAGACACGAGTGATAGGGGCTGATACGCATGAGCCTATCAATCCTGCCATGCTGGTCGCGATGAAAGATATGAGTGCAAAGGGCAAAAGTCATACCAGCAATAAGCATGCACAAACATCAATGCACGCAAACATAGATATGACACCACTCGCTCATAAAAATGAGATTAAAATTGTACCTTTGTCTGCCTCAGGCATGCCGGGTTTAACCAATTATTATGCGCGGGTAAAACCTGCAAAACGCGAAGTACAGGTGAATTTCTATCCAGAAAACAATCTGGGCTATGTTGAGCGTTTTACTTTAATTCACGATTTTATTGACGCTGATACTTATCAATTACGCGCTTATCAGAAAAAATCTAACGATAATTCTGGCAGTTTATTAGACACCGCTTCACCACAGCCGCTATGTGTTGACCTGTATCAAGGCAACACTGTACAGCGCCGATTTTGTAAAGAGCTGTCTGCTGAGCATCAAGGAGAGTTTGTAGAAACTCGTATCGTGAAAGCATTGCCTGCATCATCGAAAGTAAAAGCCAAAGCTTAAAGCCTATTTGATTTTCAAAAATAGTAAATTGATCACGGTTTTTTGTGCTATTGAAGGCACTAAAAATCGTTTTTAGGAAAATATCGTAAATTTGTAGTATTAGGGCTTGTCCTCAATTCAATCGATTATCCTCTAAATGAGTTGAAAATGGCTAAATTTTGCCAAACATCGTTAAATAGCTTATCAATATCTCGATATTATTTGCGCTACTTTCCTTGTTTGACGGCAATTTTTATCACCATTTTTAAAATGAGGACATGCCCTAACATAAATAAAAAACTACCTACCCACAAGGATTAGTATGGCAACGATTTTAACATTAGCGGGCGATGGTATCGGTCCCGAAATCATGACTCAAGCCATTGACGTACTGAATGCGGTCAATAAGAAATTTGCGTTAGATTTGACACTTGAATCTGGATTGATTGGCGGTGTGGGCATTGACGCAACGGGCGAGCCTTTGCCAGATGAAACGCTAGACCGTGCCCGTGCAGCAGATGCGGTATTGTTAGGAGCGGTCGGTGGCCCTAAATGGGATGGTATTGAACGCAGCAAGCGCCCTGAACGTGGTTTACTTAAAATACGTGGTGAGCTTGGTTTGTTTGCTAATCTACGTGTGGCAAAGCTTTACCCGCAGTTGGTCAATGCGTCTAGTATCAAACCTGAGATTATTTCAGGCTTGGATTTGCTTATCGTTCGTGAGTTGACTGGTGGTATCTATTTTGGTGAGCCACGTGGAATCCGCACGCTAGAGAATGGTGAACAGCAAGGCTACAACACCATGGTCTATAGCACAAGCGAGATTCAGCGTATCGGCAAAGTTGCTTTTGAATTGGCAAAAACACGTGCGCAAGCAGCAGGCACAGCAGCGAAAGTTTGCTCAGTGGACAAAGCAAACGTATTAGAAGTCACCGAGCTGTGGAAGCAAACGATGACCCAAATGCAGCAAGCAGATTATAGCGAAGTGGCGTTATCGCACATGTATGCTGACAATGCTTGTATGCAACTTATCAAAGACCCTAAGCAGTTTGATGTCATGGTGACGGGCAATATGTTCGGTGATATCTTGTCTGATGAAGCTGCTATGCTCACTGGATCTATCGGTATGCTGCCATCAGCCAGTCTTGATGAAGCAGGCAAAGGCATGTATGAGCCCTGTCATGGTTCAGCGCCTGACATTGCTGGGCAGGACAAAGCCAACCCATTGGCGACTATTTTATCGGTTGCGATGATGCTGCGTTATACCTTTAAGCAAGAAGCAGCGGCACAAGCGATTGAGCAAGCAGTGAGTGATGTCCTTGATGACGGTTTGCGTACGCTTGATATCTTAGACAGTAGTGAAGCTGGATTGAAGCAAGTAGGGTGCCAAGAGATGGGTCAAGCAGTATTGGCTAAATTACTCTAGTACCACTATAGTGATATAGATTAAATTTTCCCCTGTTTTATTTTGATAGGGAAAAATTCTTATCTTTATCGTTTATCGTCGTTCTAAACCCATAGTTTGCTCAGCAAATTATGGGTTTTTTTATGTTTATTTTAATCACTTTCTAGCGGTAACATACTAAATCAGATAGTTGTAAAAAAGTACTTGTTTTAACACAGACACCGCAGGACAAGGGCTTTATTAACATAAAGCTGTTATATGCTCACAAGGTAATATGGCACTATTAACAGCTTACAAACCACTAGAACCACAGACTTTCACGTTAGAAGAGAGCTGATGAAAAAGTGTTTGAGTAAAAGTGTTTGAGTAAAGTTGGTTATGAAGGCGTTACAACTCAAAATAACAAGCCTTGATGACAACATAACAAAATAAAACTTATTATTTTTATAAAAAATTAGGAGCATGAGGTGTATCAATTAAAAAAAATTAGCACAGCAGTAGCGATGATTGGTTTTTCTACGGCAGTTTTCATGGGGCAGAGCGTTGCAGCACCACTGGATAGTGTAAATACTAACAATCAAGCAACGACCAATAACTCTGACAACCAAACACCGACCAATAACGATGAAGCCAGTATTAGCAAAAATAATGCTCATAAGGCGAATGCTGCTGAAGAGGTCAGCCCTGTGACCAATGGCGTTAGCCAAAAGCTAGCACGTGATAGCAAAACAGCAAATGCTTCGAACAAATTTTTACCTACCATCAAGTACACGACAGACAATTTATCAGTTGCTGCGCAAAAGGTGAATGATGCCACTTGGAAAGAGGGTATGAGTATCGACCGCGTCATCGGTACTAAATTGCAAGCCTTATTAAATTGGCATCACAATGGTGTGGGTCCTGTTGATGGTTATTGGGGCAAGAATACTCGCAAGGCCATGCAAGCGTTTCAACAAGCAAATGGTTTGGCAGTCACTGACACGCTAAACAACGAAACATGGCAAGCACTGACAAAGAATGAAAAACTCGCGGTGCAGCCAGTGCTAGTCAGTTATCAGATAACTGATGCGGATGTTAATATTAAAATGACAGAAATACCAGCTGGTGCTGAAGCCAAATCCAAACTTGAGGGATTGTATTACGAGAGCATCACAGAAGGGCTAGCAGAAAAATTCCATATTAGTGAAAGCTATCTCAAAGCGTTAAACCCTAAGGCTAGCTTTACGGCGGGTGAAACCATCACAGTTTATAATCCTGGCAATCCAAATACCAAGCCTGTCAGTCGAGTCGTTGCTGATAAAGCCACTGAAACGCTATATGCCTATGATGATAAAGACAACTTAGTTGCCAGCTATCCGACCACAGTAGGTAGTACGGCAACACCGTCACCAACAGGGACACATACGGTAGAGGTGAAGGTGCATGAGCCTAATTATACTTATACTGCTGAGGACGGTAGCAAGTCTATTCTTCCACCTGGCCCTAATAATCCAGTGGGCTCGGTATGGATTGGGCTTAGTAAGCCTTCTTATGGTATTCATGGCTCACCAGATCCTGATCGTATCAGCCGTCAAGCCTCAGCGGGTTGTATACGCCTGACAAATTGGGATGCACTTGCTTTGCTAGGGGTGATTCAAAACGGTGCGACTGTTGAGTTTAAATAGTGCCTCACTATTTCTTAACCATGCTACTTCTTAACCATGATTTAAAAATTTGAAAGTAAGTCAACTCATAAAATTTAGACAAAAAAATACCGCTGAAATTTAGCGGTATTTTTTATGATAAAAACAAATAACTAAGACTGAATAACTAAAATATTGATAGGCAATAATGAGCAGGTTAGCATTTTCATTATTATTATCAGTTAAACCACCCAAGCGTCTATATCAGCTATCAGCGAAAAGAAGCCATTTAGCAACCAGCTGTATTTATATAAATGCTTTTATAACCATTTTAGTTTATAAGAAATTAGTTTTTGCCACGATAAGTAATACGACCTTTTGATAGGTCATAAGGTGTCATTTCGACCTTAACTTTATCACCTGTCAAGATACGGATATAATGCTTACGCATCTTACCTGAGATGTGAGCAATGATTTCGTGTCCGTTTTCTAAACGAACTCTAAACAGGGTATTTGGAAGGGTGTCAATGACTTCGCCTTCAAATTCAATAATATCGTCTTTTGCCATAGTTGGTATCAATCAATTAAAAATAAGCCCATATTATACGTAAGTTAGCGGATTAAAGCAATACAGCACTAGGTTTTTACTTGACAGCCTGTAACCGTTATGTATGCCAACTTCTATTTATTCAGTCAGGTAAATTTAGCCAAATGGGGGTTAAAGGAGCATTTGGTAGTCGTTGTTGAAAATGCTCAGGATAGTAAGCGTTGATAAAATATAGACCATCACCAGAGGCAGTAGGTGGTGCGATAGTACGATCTTTTTTGGATAAAATATCTAAAAAGGCTTCTGGTTGCAACTCGTGTCGACCGATGGCATACAAGGTGCCCATTAAGTTACGAACCATATGATGCAAAAATCCATCTGCTTGAATGTCAAAAACGATAAACTGACCATGGGCAAAGAGTCTTGCGTGACTGACTGAGCGTACTGGTTGATTAGACTGGCAAGCAGCGGCGCGGTAGCTACTAAAATCGTGGGTACCGACGATCTCAGCCGCCGCCAGTTGCATCGCTGCTAAATCGAGCGGTTCATAGATATGAGTGACTTGGTGATTCAAAATAGCAGGGCGCTGCGCTTGATTCAGTGTGATGTAGCGATAGCGACGGGCAATGGCACCAAAACGCGCATGAAAGTCGTCAGGCATAGGTTGAATCCACCGCAGGGCGATATCATCAGGTAATAGACTGTTTACCCCGCGCAGCCAGTTATGAGTAGGACGATAGGCACGTGTCGTAAAGTGGGCAATCATATTGCTGGCATGGACGCTTGCATCGGTACGACCAGCCGCGACGACCTCTACCGCCTCATTGGCAACTTTACTGATAGCGGTTTCTAATGCTTCTTGTACGCCTAATACTTCTCGTTGCCGCTGCCAGCCATGATAGCGCGTCCCCAAAAACTCAATTGCAATGGCTAATGTATAGGTTGGGGGCGTTTTAGCATTGATGCTGTTAATCTCGGACATGTTAATCTCGGACATGGTTGGTATTGGATATTTTCGTATTGGCGCCTATAAATATAAACATATTTAACGATAGTCTAACGTTTTTTGATAGTGGTGCCCGCCTGATTGACATTGTTCAACCAACGTTGTCTGCGCCGAGTGGGATTGTCATAACGCAGCAATAGCCATAATAATCGTGCATAGATAGCGGGAATCGTTAAGCGTCCGCCAGCAATCACATGATACTCATATTGCCAACTACCAGCCGCATAGCTGTCACTGACACCGCCAAATGGAGATTGGCTAGCGCATATCACCATGTGGCCGTTTTTATAAGCAAGCTCTAGTGCCTCTGCTAGTGCTTGTGAATAAGGAACATTACCTGCGCCAAATCCTAATAGGATAATGCCACATGGCGGCTGTGATAATAATGCCTGTAGCTGGCTAGTCATTACCTCAGTGTCGTTTGGCAAGCAATATAAAGCATGAATGCGTGCTTGCTCAGATCGAGATTCGATATGGTCAATCATTGCTTGCTGATCATCGAGCCAATGCTGGCGGCGGGTATCCGGTAAGTTTTTGATATAACTATTGGCAGGATAGGCAGCTCTGGAGTGACCCGTAAATGCCATCAAATCATGGCTATGAATTTTTTGTACCGTTTGCGCAGGCCAAGACTCACCGCCAAAAGCAATCTTCACACCTGACTCACCAGCAGCAGCCATTTTTAGTGAATCGCTGAGGTTATCCCATGCGTCGCTATGGTCATCGATATCATAGGAATGTATCACCTCGCTGTCTAACAATGGGCGCATACTACCAGTGACGACTATACAAATATCACTGCCAGCAAATGCTTCTGCTAAAAACGCACCCAAATAACTCAAAGTATCTGTACCAGTGATGAGCACAAAACGCCTGTCGCCTTGTGCATAGGCTGCTAGCAAAAGCTGATAAAAATGTACAAAGTCGTTAGGGGTAAGTTGGCTACTGTCTTTAATTAAGGCATTATCCAGCCATGAGATTTGAGGCAAGTGGTTAGCGTTATCTTGGTCAGTCAATAGCTTTTGTAAAGTCGGTAAGAATACTTCTGCTGATAACGGTGCTAAGGGTCGTCCATAGCTACCAAAAGTACCGCCAGCATAAATGAGTTGGACAGGATTGGATAATGTATTTGTCATAGCAGAAAATGGCATAGTATGAGCCGTAATAAAGAAGTATGTGATAAAAAAGAGAGTTTAAGGTTGAATGCTAATAGCGCTCAGTAATAATAAATAGTATAAAGGTTAAATGAAAAAAAAATCAGCAAGTATTCTTAGTGTTATAGAATACTTGCTGACAAAAGAACGATGGGGCTTTTACGCAGTACGATCTAGTAAGACTTTTGCTTGGTTCTGTTGCTCATTAGTGCCCTGAATTAATACCTCATTCAATAAGCGTTTGGCACTGTCGTATTCACCCAATTGTAAATATTGGCCTGCCAAATCTAGCGTAACTTGAGTGCTATCTAATGATTTGACAAAGTCAAAGTCGGCCGCAAAGCGCGAGGAGAAGTCTTCTGCTGTTTCAGCGGCATCTTCGGCTGTAAGGGCAGACTCGTCCTCAATTGGAGCAACTGGGCTGAGTGCTGTTGAAGAGTGAGTATCAAATTCATTGTCTAATAAAGAGTTATCATCAAATAGCAACGGGGCTGTCGGTGTAACACTAGATTCTTCAGCAAGAGCATATTCTGAATCATTATTATCAAGCGATTGTGCTTCGAGATTAATATTTTCAAAGCTCTCAGTTTCGAAGCTTCCAGTTTCAAAGCTCTCAGTTTCGAAACGATCTTCTTCAATAATGAAGTTATCAGTATCACTATTTTCTTCAAGTACAGGTGATTCGCTTTCTGTTAATGTTTCTATGTTGTTTGGCGCATCGAGACTGTCTAAAGACAAAGTGAAATCATTTTCTTCGTCATTCTGGACAGTGTTGATAGACAATGCTTCAGCAGTTTCGTCAACACCTTTATCGACATCAGTTGCTAGATCATCAAAGTCTAAAATGAACGCGTCATCTTCTAGCGTCATTTCATCGTTAATACTATCAGGGCGTTCTGGAATGACAGAATCCGTTGCCTGCGCATCAGTTTCTTCAGATGAATCAAAGCTAAAGTCAAAATCACTAAGATCATTGAGATCATTATCTTTTGCGTACACCGCGACATCATTATCAGTTATGTCGATATTGGCAGTGTTCAGGCTTTCATCATCTGTCATCTCTAATGATGACGTGACTGGCGTCGTATCAGTCGCCTCAGATGCGCTAATATTACTCTCTAAATCACTCAGCGTAAGATCAAAGTTATCTTCTATATTGTCGCTAGTAAGACTGGCCTCATAAGATGTGTTTGTCACTGACGAGTTAGACATACTGTCGTCTATCATCGTACTACGGTTATCTTCAGAGGTTGCTGGCTGATCAGATAGCGCGTTCTTACTATCGATTTGATTAATCGGTAAGTCAAAATCTATGCTTTCAAAATGGCTATTATCTTCTACGGGTGCCTCTTTTGCTGCGACTTGATTCTGCTCTTCCGAAAATAAAGCTTTTAACTCATCAGCTAGCGCAAGACTTTTTGGGTCGCTTTGCGTCTTGATGGCATCATAAACTTTGTTAAAGTTCTCTGGCTGATTAATAGTCGCGTATATGCTGAGTAATTTAACAGACAATTGGCCATCATTCGGTTTTTCGCTTAGGCCGCGACTGAGGGTTTCAATGGCTTTGTCATAACGCTGTTGATCCATGAAGCGCTGGGCAATCGTAATATGATCAAACTTATTGTCATCATCTTTGTGGCTTTGGGCAGGAGTTTTGTGATCCGTTTTTGGCATCGGAGCTGGCGTAGTGGTACTCATTCCCGGCTGCGCTGAGGGCTTTTGCGCTTTCTTTTTGTACAATAGTAAACCGGCTACTATTAGAATAAGTACCAATCCGGCGATGATATATAGCATATTGTCCATAGTTACTCCCACGCCTATGATCACAGCACACTGCGTTGATCAGTTAGGCAATTATTGATTGCGTAGTTTTTTGAGACGAGCTTGGAGCTCAGCCAGTTTTTGGTTTTGTAATTGAATTTTTCTCGTATAGCTATCAAGTGCACTGCTGGTTTTTGACAGCTGCTGAGCTTGAGCTGCCGTACTTTGTCTTGAGGCCTTGAGCGTGGCTAATATATCTGTGCTGAGACCATTACCTGTTGCCGCTGCTGATGTTGCTTGGGTGCCATCTGCGTTGCCATTACGACCAGGTGCGAGCACTGAAAATTGTGCTTTTGGCAGCGTTTGTGTTTTAGTAATCATGGGTTTTTTACGCTGTTTAGCGACTTGATTTGTTTCAGACGGTTTTTTAGAGGGTGCTTTGGCAGCCTTTTTTACCACAGGTGTGTTTGCTCTGCGGCTATATTGTCTTTGCGCTTTAATAGCTGCTTCTAGTTTTTGTTGTGATGGTACAGCATCGTAACTGGGCAAGCTAAGCTTGGCATCCGCTTTGAGTTGACCCGCGTCTTTATTAATAAAGGCATCAGGGTTTTGTGTCTGAATCTGCTTCATTACTGTTTGAATGTCTAAGTCATTTTCTTGCGCAATTTGCTGTGCAATAACCCAAAGACTGTCGTTGCGCTGTACTTGATATTGGGACGCAGTAGTAGTGTTGGCTGCCGTACTGATAGAGGCGTTGTTGGTGACACGAGATGGGACAGTGGCGACAGCTGTATTGCTAGTGTCAAGACTGGCTTTTGGTGTACTCGCTTGGTTGTCACTCGGCGTTGGCATAATAGGAGAAGCAGTCATCATGCCAGCTTCTGATTTGCTACTCGGCTGTATCTGGCGAGTGACTTGAATATTCAAAATATCGAGCTGTTTATCAGTGACAGCTGTAGCTGATAGACTATTATCTATTGGCATGGTCTTGTTATTGACTAGGGCTGTATCATTCGCTACATTCTTAGCAGAATTGAGGTCAATATTGCTGTTACCCATTGTGGTAACATTGCCATTTGCACTCAAGCGACCATTGTCTAATCGACTGGTTGGATTACGATCATTGTCGTTAGCGTTAAGAGTGTTGTTAACGTTGTTTAAACGACCGTTATCTAGCCGGCTAGGCGCATAAGCAAGATTGTTGCCTTGCGAGGTAGGAGTCGTTGTAGGTGCTTGGATATTAGGTGCTGGCAATTTAGACATCACCAACTCGCTCGTTGACGAGTGAGTAGTCGCTAGTATGGGCGATAATGTTAATGGCGGCGGTGCACCTTCTCTAACGGTCAACGGTTTAGCCGTATTAGAGGACACACTGGGTAGATTGGGTTTCTTTGCGCCAGTAACGATGTTTTTAGGCGTGTCAATGGGCAAACGGCTATTGAGCGGCATCAACAATGTCTTGGGAATGACGTTGCGTTGACCCTTATCATTTATGTTCAAAACCACATCAGCAAAAGGTGTAGATACAGGTTTTGAGGTAGTAATAAATACTTGACCGCTGGTCGCTGAGGTAGGTTTAAAACGTACGGTCATCGAATCAGTTTGGGCCAAGCCCATTTGCTGATAAATAGTAGAGTTTGCCAAACTTGCTGAAAAGTCAGCGGCTCGAATATCACTGACCACAATGCTCGCAGCTAGCGGCTCATGCTGGGCAGAGGTGACAACAGTCTTACCAATCGTTGCAGCTTGTGCACTCGATACGAGAGCCGCATAGCCTACAGAACAAAGTAGTGCCATCGAGACCGCGCGATGTACCGTAGTCAACCGATGAGATAAATGACAAGACATGTGGAGACCTTTAAGATATAAGTTATCTGTGCTGTTATAACAAAATACCATTTAGTTTACCAGTTTATTTCACAACTGTTGTGGACAATACAAAAAATGTTTGAGTATTGTTTAATCTCGCTTTCTGTCGAGCAGCATTGCATCGCCATAACTAAAGAAGCGATAGTGTTCTTTAATCGCATGTTGATAACCATGCTCAATGGCATCTTTACCCGAAAATGCCGAGACCAGCATTAATAACGTTGATTTGGGTAAATGGAAATTGGTTAATAGTCGATCTATCACACCAAACTTAAACCCTGGGTAAATGAATATATCGGTATCACCTGACCAGCTGGAGAGAGGCTGCCCATTAACGGCTGTTTTTTGATAAGCTGTTTCGAGTACGCGTGTGACCGTGGTGCCAATAGCGATGACTTGTTTACCATTCGCATGGGTTTGGTTGATGAGTTCGGCTGTTGCTTGTGGTAAATGTGCATACTCACTATGCATGGTGTGATTGAGCAAGTTGTCCGTTTTTACTGGCGCAAATGTACCAGCGCCAACGTGTAGAGTCACAAAAGCCGTACGAATACCTTTTGCCGCAAGTTTGCTCAGTACCGATTCATCAAAGTGTAAGCTTGCAGTCGGTGCAGCCACACTCGCAAGCTTGGTTGGATCATGAAAAACCGTTTGATAACGAGTATTGTCTGTCTCATCCGCATGGCGTTCAAAGTAGGGGGGAATAGGTAGCTCACCATAAAGCTCTAAATGCGGCAAGATCGGCGCATCAAACGCTAAAATAAATAAGTTGTCTTGACGACCAATCATCACCGCCTTCATATGACCGTCAGCAAGCTGCAAGTGTTGTCCAAGTTTGAGCGCTTTGCTGGCTTTAACATGGCAAAGTGCAATATGTTCTTGATTCACGGGTTTGTCATTTGCAGCTTCTACAGATTTTTCAGCCTCTACATATAAAGTCGCTGTCTCTAAATCTGAGATATCAACCAAGCGTTCAATCAATACTTCAAGCTTACCGCCAGTATCCTTT encodes:
- the leuD gene encoding 3-isopropylmalate dehydratase small subunit, whose product is MQAYNTQTGIVCPLDRANVDTDQIIAKQFLKSIKRTGFGVNLFDDWRYLDEGYPGQDNSTRVINPEFVLNKPRYQGATILLARRNFGCGSSREHAPWALSEYGFRTVIAPSFADIFYNNCFKNGMLPIVLDEAIVDTLMKDTLANEGYELTADLERQVVVTSTGEEYTFDVDAFRKHCLLNGLDDIGLTLQQSDAIKDYEHKMMQKTPWIFNDVRA
- the leuB gene encoding 3-isopropylmalate dehydrogenase is translated as MATILTLAGDGIGPEIMTQAIDVLNAVNKKFALDLTLESGLIGGVGIDATGEPLPDETLDRARAADAVLLGAVGGPKWDGIERSKRPERGLLKIRGELGLFANLRVAKLYPQLVNASSIKPEIISGLDLLIVRELTGGIYFGEPRGIRTLENGEQQGYNTMVYSTSEIQRIGKVAFELAKTRAQAAGTAAKVCSVDKANVLEVTELWKQTMTQMQQADYSEVALSHMYADNACMQLIKDPKQFDVMVTGNMFGDILSDEAAMLTGSIGMLPSASLDEAGKGMYEPCHGSAPDIAGQDKANPLATILSVAMMLRYTFKQEAAAQAIEQAVSDVLDDGLRTLDILDSSEAGLKQVGCQEMGQAVLAKLL
- a CDS encoding L,D-transpeptidase family protein; protein product: MYQLKKISTAVAMIGFSTAVFMGQSVAAPLDSVNTNNQATTNNSDNQTPTNNDEASISKNNAHKANAAEEVSPVTNGVSQKLARDSKTANASNKFLPTIKYTTDNLSVAAQKVNDATWKEGMSIDRVIGTKLQALLNWHHNGVGPVDGYWGKNTRKAMQAFQQANGLAVTDTLNNETWQALTKNEKLAVQPVLVSYQITDADVNIKMTEIPAGAEAKSKLEGLYYESITEGLAEKFHISESYLKALNPKASFTAGETITVYNPGNPNTKPVSRVVADKATETLYAYDDKDNLVASYPTTVGSTATPSPTGTHTVEVKVHEPNYTYTAEDGSKSILPPGPNNPVGSVWIGLSKPSYGIHGSPDPDRISRQASAGCIRLTNWDALALLGVIQNGATVEFK
- the infA gene encoding translation initiation factor IF-1, which encodes MAKDDIIEFEGEVIDTLPNTLFRVRLENGHEIIAHISGKMRKHYIRILTGDKVKVEMTPYDLSKGRITYRGKN
- the truA gene encoding tRNA pseudouridine(38-40) synthase TruA, yielding MSEINSINAKTPPTYTLAIAIEFLGTRYHGWQRQREVLGVQEALETAISKVANEAVEVVAAGRTDASVHASNMIAHFTTRAYRPTHNWLRGVNSLLPDDIALRWIQPMPDDFHARFGAIARRYRYITLNQAQRPAILNHQVTHIYEPLDLAAMQLAAAEIVGTHDFSSYRAAACQSNQPVRSVSHARLFAHGQFIVFDIQADGFLHHMVRNLMGTLYAIGRHELQPEAFLDILSKKDRTIAPPTASGDGLYFINAYYPEHFQQRLPNAPLTPIWLNLPD
- a CDS encoding asparaginase, producing MTNTLSNPVQLIYAGGTFGSYGRPLAPLSAEVFLPTLQKLLTDQDNANHLPQISWLDNALIKDSSQLTPNDFVHFYQLLLAAYAQGDRRFVLITGTDTLSYLGAFLAEAFAGSDICIVVTGSMRPLLDSEVIHSYDIDDHSDAWDNLSDSLKMAAAGESGVKIAFGGESWPAQTVQKIHSHDLMAFTGHSRAAYPANSYIKNLPDTRRQHWLDDQQAMIDHIESRSEQARIHALYCLPNDTEVMTSQLQALLSQPPCGIILLGFGAGNVPYSQALAEALELAYKNGHMVICASQSPFGGVSDSYAAGSWQYEYHVIAGGRLTIPAIYARLLWLLLRYDNPTRRRQRWLNNVNQAGTTIKKR
- a CDS encoding FimV/HubP family polar landmark protein, whose product is MDNMLYIIAGLVLILIVAGLLLYKKKAQKPSAQPGMSTTTPAPMPKTDHKTPAQSHKDDDNKFDHITIAQRFMDQQRYDKAIETLSRGLSEKPNDGQLSVKLLSIYATINQPENFNKVYDAIKTQSDPKSLALADELKALFSEEQNQVAAKEAPVEDNSHFESIDFDLPINQIDSKNALSDQPATSEDNRSTMIDDSMSNSSVTNTSYEASLTSDNIEDNFDLTLSDLESNISASEATDTTPVTSSLEMTDDESLNTANIDITDNDVAVYAKDNDLNDLSDFDFSFDSSEETDAQATDSVIPERPDSINDEMTLEDDAFILDFDDLATDVDKGVDETAEALSINTVQNDEENDFTLSLDSLDAPNNIETLTESESPVLEENSDTDNFIIEEDRFETESFETGSFETESFENINLEAQSLDNNDSEYALAEESSVTPTAPLLFDDNSLLDNEFDTHSSTALSPVAPIEDESALTAEDAAETAEDFSSRFAADFDFVKSLDSTQVTLDLAGQYLQLGEYDSAKRLLNEVLIQGTNEQQNQAKVLLDRTA
- a CDS encoding FimV family protein yields the protein MSCHLSHRLTTVHRAVSMALLCSVGYAALVSSAQAATIGKTVVTSAQHEPLAASIVVSDIRAADFSASLANSTIYQQMGLAQTDSMTVRFKPTSATSGQVFITTSKPVSTPFADVVLNINDKGQRNVIPKTLLMPLNSRLPIDTPKNIVTGAKKPNLPSVSSNTAKPLTVREGAPPPLTLSPILATTHSSTSELVMSKLPAPNIQAPTTTPTSQGNNLAYAPSRLDNGRLNNVNNTLNANDNDRNPTSRLDNGRLSANGNVTTMGNSNIDLNSAKNVANDTALVNNKTMPIDNSLSATAVTDKQLDILNIQVTRQIQPSSKSEAGMMTASPIMPTPSDNQASTPKASLDTSNTAVATVPSRVTNNASISTAANTTTASQYQVQRNDSLWVIAQQIAQENDLDIQTVMKQIQTQNPDAFINKDAGQLKADAKLSLPSYDAVPSQQKLEAAIKAQRQYSRRANTPVVKKAAKAPSKKPSETNQVAKQRKKPMITKTQTLPKAQFSVLAPGRNGNADGTQATSAAATGNGLSTDILATLKASRQSTAAQAQQLSKTSSALDSYTRKIQLQNQKLAELQARLKKLRNQ
- the queA gene encoding tRNA preQ1(34) S-adenosylmethionine ribosyltransferase-isomerase QueA, with the translated sequence MTDFHTIDSTTAASVDAEKNNNDLNYLSVDDYDYELPDSLIARYPLSQRSASKLFYLPANNQKDPTLVEDRLFTELPELLNEGDLIIFNDTKVMKARLFGQKDTGGKLEVLIERLVDISDLETATLYVEAEKSVEAANDKPVNQEHIALCHVKASKALKLGQHLQLADGHMKAVMIGRQDNLFILAFDAPILPHLELYGELPIPPYFERHADETDNTRYQTVFHDPTKLASVAAPTASLHFDESVLSKLAAKGIRTAFVTLHVGAGTFAPVKTDNLLNHTMHSEYAHLPQATAELINQTHANGKQVIAIGTTVTRVLETAYQKTAVNGQPLSSWSGDTDIFIYPGFKFGVIDRLLTNFHLPKSTLLMLVSAFSGKDAIEHGYQHAIKEHYRFFSYGDAMLLDRKRD